The following coding sequences lie in one Pseudoxanthomonas sp. SE1 genomic window:
- a CDS encoding mechanosensitive ion channel domain-containing protein, translated as MPVMRLLLACLFYLLPALVLAQDATTLLTPAKPKAPEAIALADIPGRADADERYAEEVALRAANADSSGRLVPRLATIEQSVDQKARLFRYGELRTLPVVRLESMERHWKFDARQYARWRADMQALVGPYAQDAAELALRRADWDLTREAMTSGSTPEALRLRVDAVAARLQQAEQALSSPLAEQIGLGRRANLLAARIQSGQRSVEEAIAYSDRRLLRLDAPPLWRVHGTTTLRQDVTDKLTRELQSENSFVAQYAAADVGNQRLLHILQVLLLVVLLWVAWRHRRSGMDPTATVATDAESRVIRRPFSTWLLLSMIGTLLLEPNAPMFLHQIAMLVALVPVLRLMPQQGRRLLGPWPYLATGFYLLQRLAVLLMASDYLYRMYYLALAALALVATGWLLWRSRRQQFAGVAGPAGRLVHALAWVGVVVLVVSIGANVLGNVSLAEMLASGIIESGYFALVLYAAVTVFETLLRRLGTRREVRRLWLMRRHGGNVLESLARWARVAAVIGWIVYTMNRFRIFRPVYDVTKAIVTHRFEYGELSISLGHILVFCIGVVLAVWTAKTLRALLREEVLPRMSLPRGVDNSVASLSYYALLLLGLLAALSAAGFKLGQLAFLFGALGVGIGLGLQDVVKNFVSGLILMFERPVQPGDVVDISGTAGRVRNIGMRATTVRTFDGADVVVPNGMLLSDKLTNWTLNDPTRRIDIDLGVAYGTDVTRVMQLLQETTRATQGIADDPAPAVLFTGFGASSLDFAIRAWTHDFDNWSALRSELMTRLHAALDAAGIEIPFPQQDLHLRTVADDVLQSLHSPRAPEPGGHEAG; from the coding sequence ATGCCCGTGATGCGCCTCTTGCTGGCCTGCTTGTTCTACCTGCTGCCGGCACTCGTGCTGGCGCAGGATGCAACCACGTTGCTGACACCTGCCAAGCCCAAGGCGCCGGAGGCCATCGCACTGGCCGATATCCCGGGGCGCGCCGATGCCGACGAACGTTACGCGGAAGAGGTGGCGCTGCGTGCAGCCAACGCGGACTCCTCGGGCAGGCTGGTGCCACGGTTGGCGACGATCGAGCAATCCGTGGACCAGAAGGCGCGCCTGTTCCGTTACGGCGAGCTGCGCACCCTGCCGGTGGTGCGGCTGGAAAGCATGGAGCGCCACTGGAAGTTCGATGCACGGCAATACGCGCGCTGGCGCGCCGACATGCAGGCGCTGGTCGGGCCCTACGCGCAGGATGCCGCGGAACTCGCCCTGCGCCGCGCGGACTGGGACCTCACGCGCGAGGCGATGACGTCCGGGAGCACGCCTGAAGCCCTGCGCCTGCGCGTCGACGCGGTCGCCGCCCGCCTGCAGCAGGCCGAACAGGCGCTTTCATCGCCGCTCGCCGAACAGATCGGACTCGGCCGTCGCGCCAATCTGCTTGCTGCGCGCATCCAGTCCGGGCAGCGGTCGGTGGAAGAGGCCATTGCGTATTCCGACCGTCGGCTGCTGCGGCTGGATGCGCCTCCGTTGTGGCGCGTGCACGGCACCACGACGCTGCGCCAGGACGTGACGGACAAGCTCACGCGCGAGCTCCAGTCGGAAAACAGCTTCGTCGCCCAGTACGCGGCGGCGGACGTGGGCAACCAGCGGCTGCTGCACATACTGCAGGTGCTGTTGCTGGTCGTGCTGCTGTGGGTGGCGTGGCGCCATCGGCGCAGCGGGATGGACCCGACCGCAACGGTAGCGACCGATGCCGAGTCGCGCGTGATCCGCCGGCCATTCTCCACCTGGCTGCTGCTCTCGATGATCGGCACGCTGCTGCTGGAGCCTAACGCCCCGATGTTCCTGCACCAGATCGCCATGCTCGTCGCCCTGGTGCCGGTGCTGCGCCTGATGCCGCAGCAGGGACGCCGCCTGCTCGGCCCATGGCCGTATCTGGCCACCGGGTTCTATCTGTTGCAGCGGCTGGCCGTGCTGCTGATGGCCAGCGACTATCTCTACCGCATGTACTACCTGGCGCTGGCGGCATTGGCGCTGGTGGCGACGGGATGGCTGCTGTGGCGTTCCCGCAGGCAGCAGTTCGCGGGGGTGGCGGGACCGGCGGGCAGGCTGGTGCATGCGCTGGCCTGGGTTGGCGTGGTGGTGCTGGTCGTATCGATCGGCGCCAACGTGCTGGGCAATGTGTCGCTGGCGGAAATGCTGGCTTCGGGAATCATCGAGAGTGGCTACTTCGCCCTGGTGCTGTACGCGGCGGTCACGGTGTTCGAGACCTTGCTGCGCCGGCTGGGCACGCGCCGCGAGGTCAGGCGCCTGTGGCTGATGCGCCGGCATGGCGGCAACGTGCTGGAATCGCTGGCAAGGTGGGCGCGCGTGGCGGCGGTGATCGGCTGGATCGTCTACACGATGAACCGCTTCCGCATCTTCCGGCCGGTATACGACGTCACGAAGGCGATCGTGACGCACCGGTTCGAGTACGGCGAGCTGTCGATCAGCCTCGGCCACATCCTCGTGTTCTGCATCGGCGTGGTGCTGGCGGTCTGGACCGCGAAGACGCTGCGCGCCCTGCTGCGGGAAGAAGTGCTGCCGCGCATGTCGTTGCCGCGCGGGGTGGATAACAGCGTGGCTTCGCTGAGCTACTACGCGCTGCTGCTGCTCGGCCTGCTGGCGGCGCTCTCGGCGGCCGGTTTCAAGCTGGGCCAGCTGGCGTTCCTGTTCGGCGCGCTCGGCGTGGGCATCGGCCTGGGCCTGCAGGACGTGGTGAAGAACTTCGTCTCCGGCCTGATCCTGATGTTCGAGCGCCCGGTACAGCCGGGCGACGTGGTGGACATCAGCGGCACGGCGGGCCGGGTGCGCAACATCGGCATGCGCGCGACCACGGTGCGCACCTTCGATGGGGCCGACGTGGTGGTGCCCAACGGCATGCTGCTGTCCGACAAGCTCACCAACTGGACATTGAACGATCCCACCCGCCGGATCGACATCGACCTGGGCGTCGCCTATGGAACGGATGTCACGCGGGTGATGCAGCTGTTGCAGGAAACCACGCGCGCGACGCAGGGCATCGCGGACGATCCCGCCCCGGCCGTGCTGTTCACCGGATTCGGTGCCAGTTCGCTGGATTTCGCGATCCGGGCATGGACGCACGACTTCGACAACTGGTCGGCCCTCCGCAGCGAGTTGATGACCCGGCTGCATGCGGCGCTGGATGCGGCCGGCATCGAGATTCCCTTCCCGCAGCAGGACCTGCACCTGCGCACGGTGGCGGATGACGTGCTGCAGTCGCTGCACTCCCCGCGCGCGCCGGAACCGGGTGGCCACGAAGCCGGCTGA
- a CDS encoding DUF3297 family protein: MSDTPPDHLASDPRSPFYNAEAMDRGVGIRFNGVERDNVEEYCISEGWVRVPVGKSKDRRGNPMTMKVKGTVEAWFRSPAGE; encoded by the coding sequence ATGTCCGACACGCCCCCCGACCACCTGGCCTCCGACCCGCGCAGCCCGTTCTACAACGCAGAGGCGATGGATCGTGGTGTTGGCATCCGCTTCAACGGCGTGGAGCGCGACAACGTGGAGGAGTACTGCATCAGCGAAGGCTGGGTGCGCGTGCCCGTGGGCAAGTCGAAGGACCGCCGCGGCAACCCGATGACGATGAAGGTCAAGGGCACCGTGGAAGCATGGTTCCGTTCGCCCGCCGGCGAATGA
- a CDS encoding DUF2235 domain-containing protein, which yields MGGERHPDGVSTIPATASDLASFPHASEQLAGLSAPVLHDSGRSDDRLFIAAFDGTGNSMMRDAPENHTNVARIARQIESLRDPAIAQGYVEGPGTQGGLSGTYDLVSGYTYEARMEDMYLQFVKQSAAWLKENPGADIRLAAIGFSRGAEQAAGFTRLVEERGIKNPEGAQVTRDGDGRVLRVNYIGPPLREPGTVIQAVGLFDPVGTGEPRDHDRRLPPSVVSGFQITADDERRNLFQSTRVMDPGVTDGGRFLNVTVAGAHSDIGGGYSQDGIGIRSGNLMIDYLNALSDTPYLEKREEPTDPARNAIHRSEEHQFFYRTSVYDKAGARGMQEELAPGTLCRIDCLDAQPRNEALVRELAWQPVEIGPVPGTRSDTAVPARAGDMVGSLLDAAKRGDGAAIERISRDGLQGEAGQAWLQAGQQRLEATSLVQAPAIERPQEPALAR from the coding sequence ATGGGCGGAGAACGGCACCCTGACGGCGTCAGCACGATACCGGCGACGGCATCGGACCTAGCGAGCTTTCCACACGCCAGCGAGCAGCTCGCGGGGTTATCCGCGCCCGTTCTCCACGACAGTGGCAGGTCGGACGACCGTCTTTTCATCGCCGCGTTCGACGGCACCGGCAACAGCATGATGAGGGATGCGCCGGAGAATCATACCAACGTCGCGCGGATCGCCAGGCAGATCGAGTCGCTGAGGGATCCCGCCATCGCCCAGGGTTACGTGGAAGGGCCGGGGACGCAGGGAGGGCTGAGCGGTACTTACGATCTCGTCAGCGGGTACACATACGAAGCACGCATGGAGGATATGTATCTTCAGTTCGTGAAGCAGTCGGCTGCCTGGTTGAAGGAGAATCCGGGCGCGGACATCCGCCTCGCCGCCATCGGATTCAGTCGTGGCGCGGAACAGGCGGCCGGTTTCACCCGGTTAGTCGAAGAGCGTGGCATCAAGAATCCCGAGGGCGCGCAGGTGACGCGTGACGGAGACGGTCGCGTCCTGCGCGTCAATTACATTGGCCCACCGTTGCGCGAACCCGGCACCGTCATCCAGGCCGTCGGCCTGTTCGATCCGGTCGGCACGGGTGAACCGCGCGATCACGACCGCCGCCTGCCGCCGTCCGTGGTGTCCGGCTTCCAGATCACGGCCGACGACGAGCGGCGCAACCTGTTCCAATCCACGCGCGTGATGGATCCCGGGGTGACCGATGGCGGGCGCTTCCTCAACGTCACGGTGGCGGGTGCGCACAGCGACATCGGCGGCGGCTACTCCCAGGACGGCATCGGCATACGCAGCGGCAACCTGATGATCGATTACCTCAACGCACTCAGCGACACGCCCTATCTGGAGAAGCGCGAAGAGCCGACCGATCCGGCACGCAACGCCATCCATCGCTCCGAAGAGCACCAGTTCTTCTATCGCACCTCGGTGTACGACAAGGCCGGCGCACGCGGGATGCAGGAGGAACTCGCGCCCGGAACCCTGTGCAGGATCGACTGCCTGGATGCGCAGCCGCGCAACGAAGCGCTGGTGCGCGAACTGGCGTGGCAGCCCGTCGAGATCGGCCCGGTGCCGGGGACCCGTTCGGACACCGCAGTGCCGGCCCGTGCAGGCGACATGGTCGGGTCGTTGCTCGATGCGGCGAAGCGCGGCGATGGTGCGGCGATCGAACGCATCTCGCGCGATGGATTGCAGGGCGAGGCCGGACAGGCGTGGCTGCAGGCGGGCCAGCAGCGGCTGGAGGCCACTTCGCTCGTGCAGGCGCCCGCGATCGAACGGCCGCAGGAGCCGGCGCTGGCGCGTTGA
- a CDS encoding BlaI/MecI/CopY family transcriptional regulator: MPGKARKSIGDQELALLQHLSDHGEASVGEVAAAFGEARGLARSTVLTMMERLRAKAYLRRRQVEGVYRYAPVAQSNEVMRHAVGSFVEKTLQGSLSPWVAWMSQRTEVSDDELAELEAMVASLQSRRKEG, translated from the coding sequence ATGCCCGGCAAGGCCCGCAAGTCCATCGGCGACCAGGAACTGGCGCTGCTGCAACACCTGTCCGACCACGGCGAGGCCAGCGTGGGCGAAGTGGCGGCCGCGTTCGGCGAAGCCCGCGGTCTGGCCCGCTCCACGGTGCTCACGATGATGGAGCGCCTGCGCGCCAAGGCCTACCTGCGGCGCCGCCAGGTGGAGGGCGTGTACCGGTACGCGCCGGTCGCGCAGTCCAATGAAGTGATGCGGCATGCGGTCGGCAGTTTCGTCGAGAAGACGCTGCAGGGCTCGCTGTCGCCGTGGGTGGCGTGGATGTCCCAACGCACCGAGGTGAGCGACGACGAACTGGCGGAGCTGGAAGCGATGGTCGCCAGCCTGCAATCCCGGCGTAAGGAGGGCTGA
- a CDS encoding fasciclin domain-containing protein: MKYTFLSVALTAALAATACSPKTADAEAGAAPMPVPEATADVTADAAMPAEQNDVVDIAIGSPDHTTLVSAVQAAGLVDTLKGAGPFTVFAPVNAAFDALPAGTVDTLLKPESKGDLTAVLTYHVVAGNVDAATLTQQIEAGGGTATLKTVQGGELKAQLADGGVTLTDAKGNTAKVTAADLKATNGVIHVVDKVLMP; the protein is encoded by the coding sequence ATGAAGTACACCTTCCTGTCCGTCGCCCTGACGGCCGCCCTCGCCGCCACGGCTTGTTCGCCGAAGACCGCCGATGCCGAGGCAGGTGCCGCGCCGATGCCGGTACCCGAAGCCACTGCGGACGTGACGGCCGATGCAGCCATGCCCGCCGAACAGAACGATGTGGTGGATATCGCCATCGGCTCGCCCGACCACACCACGCTGGTGAGCGCAGTGCAGGCAGCGGGCCTGGTCGATACGCTGAAGGGCGCGGGTCCGTTCACGGTCTTCGCCCCCGTCAATGCCGCCTTCGACGCGCTGCCCGCCGGCACCGTCGACACCTTGTTGAAGCCCGAAAGCAAGGGCGACCTGACCGCCGTGCTGACCTACCACGTGGTGGCCGGCAATGTGGATGCGGCCACGCTGACGCAGCAGATCGAAGCGGGCGGCGGCACCGCTACGCTCAAGACCGTGCAAGGCGGCGAACTGAAGGCGCAGCTGGCCGACGGCGGCGTCACCCTCACCGATGCGAAAGGCAACACGGCCAAGGTCACGGCCGCCGATCTGAAAGCGACCAACGGTGTGATCCACGTGGTCGACAAGGTGCTGATGCCGTAA
- a CDS encoding S9 family peptidase: MEWGIRSAGILLGCLLAPLAHAQVELEPFLKKDVLETLKISPTGEYYAMTVPLEDQTILAVIRRSDKQVTSKVSAGRDSVINGVWWVSDERVVVSVAKKYGSRDQPYATGELYATNADGSARRQIFARYGLEGTELQPRAAYLIDTLPDQSRKVLVGMYALDTSSPSTRVEMLDVFSGDLDTVATAPVRNARFVVDPARRVRFAIGSGDDNISKLYHRADDDSPWTLVNDEGKSGHVEWPLGLSTDGRTAYLQVQQAQGPDAIVAMDTTSGGRTQVMRDAVVDPHDIIYADDGRTPVGSFFMHEKLRTAFFDEKSTTARLYRKLERSFPGASIEITSGTRDGRLKIVHAWSDTSPGDFFLFDTTNNSADLVFSRRSWLDPAKVAPSELVTLRARDGLALHGYLTRPRGQHAAPLPMVVMPHGGPFGVFDGWEFNDEAEMLARAGYAVLRLNYRGSGNYGSAFQQAGARQWGRTMQDDVTDATRWAIEQKIADPQRICLYGASYGGYAALMGAAKEPDLYRCAAGYVGVYDLELMHKQKSRSARWMGTYMDDWVGDDRARLVDVSPTALASRIRVPVFLAAGGKDEIAPQAHSERMEKALKAAGVPVETLYVRTEGHGFYAEANQRTYYTRLLDFLSRHLGGAKAK; the protein is encoded by the coding sequence ATGGAGTGGGGAATACGCAGTGCGGGCATCCTGCTGGGATGTCTGCTGGCGCCGCTGGCGCACGCGCAGGTCGAGCTTGAGCCGTTCCTGAAAAAGGACGTGCTGGAGACCCTGAAGATCTCGCCGACGGGCGAGTACTACGCGATGACAGTGCCGCTGGAGGACCAGACCATCCTGGCCGTCATCCGGCGCAGCGACAAGCAGGTCACGTCCAAGGTCAGCGCAGGCCGCGACAGCGTGATCAATGGCGTGTGGTGGGTCAGCGACGAGCGCGTCGTCGTCTCGGTGGCGAAGAAGTACGGCTCGCGCGACCAGCCGTATGCGACCGGCGAGCTGTACGCGACCAACGCCGACGGCAGCGCGCGGCGGCAGATCTTCGCGCGCTACGGGCTGGAGGGCACGGAGCTGCAGCCGCGTGCCGCCTATCTCATCGATACCTTGCCGGATCAGTCGCGCAAAGTGCTGGTGGGCATGTACGCATTGGACACCTCCTCCCCGAGCACGCGCGTGGAGATGCTCGATGTCTTCAGTGGCGATCTCGATACGGTGGCGACAGCGCCCGTGCGGAACGCGCGCTTCGTCGTCGATCCCGCCCGTCGGGTGCGCTTCGCGATCGGATCCGGCGATGACAACATCAGCAAGCTCTACCATCGGGCGGACGATGATTCGCCGTGGACGCTGGTGAACGATGAAGGCAAGAGCGGGCACGTGGAGTGGCCGCTCGGCCTCTCCACCGACGGGCGCACGGCCTACCTGCAGGTACAGCAGGCGCAGGGGCCGGATGCCATCGTGGCGATGGATACCACCAGCGGGGGACGCACCCAGGTGATGCGCGACGCGGTGGTCGATCCGCACGACATTATCTATGCGGATGATGGCCGCACGCCCGTGGGCAGTTTCTTCATGCACGAGAAGCTGCGCACCGCGTTCTTCGACGAGAAATCCACCACCGCGCGGCTGTACCGCAAGCTGGAGCGCTCGTTCCCCGGCGCGTCGATCGAGATCACGTCGGGCACGCGCGACGGCCGGCTGAAGATCGTCCATGCGTGGAGCGATACCAGTCCGGGCGATTTCTTCCTGTTCGATACGACGAACAACTCGGCGGACCTCGTCTTCAGCCGGCGCAGCTGGCTGGACCCCGCCAAGGTCGCACCCAGCGAACTGGTGACGCTGCGGGCGCGCGACGGACTCGCCCTGCATGGCTACCTCACCCGGCCGCGCGGGCAGCACGCCGCACCGCTGCCGATGGTGGTGATGCCGCACGGCGGCCCGTTCGGCGTCTTCGACGGATGGGAGTTCAACGACGAGGCGGAGATGCTGGCGCGTGCGGGCTACGCGGTGCTGCGATTGAACTACCGCGGCTCCGGCAACTACGGCAGTGCGTTCCAGCAGGCCGGCGCGCGGCAGTGGGGGCGCACCATGCAGGACGACGTCACCGACGCCACGCGGTGGGCGATCGAACAGAAGATCGCCGACCCGCAACGCATCTGCCTGTATGGCGCCAGCTACGGCGGTTACGCGGCCCTGATGGGCGCGGCGAAAGAGCCGGACCTCTACCGCTGCGCCGCCGGCTATGTCGGCGTCTACGACCTGGAGCTGATGCACAAGCAGAAGTCCCGCAGCGCGCGCTGGATGGGCACCTACATGGACGACTGGGTGGGTGACGATCGTGCGCGTCTGGTGGACGTCTCACCCACCGCGCTGGCGTCGCGCATCCGGGTGCCGGTCTTCCTGGCGGCGGGCGGCAAGGACGAAATCGCGCCGCAGGCCCACAGCGAACGCATGGAGAAAGCGCTCAAGGCTGCTGGGGTGCCGGTGGAAACCCTGTACGTGCGTACCGAAGGCCACGGCTTCTACGCCGAAGCCAACCAGCGTACCTACTACACGAGGTTGCTGGACTTCCTTTCGCGCCACCTGGGCGGCGCGAAGGCGAAGTAG
- a CDS encoding YciI family protein encodes MKFLLMVYTDDQLLDALPAGAFDQMMHGCITHADELKAQGTLVDSQQLEHGSTARTVRVRNGKTSIVDGPFAETKEILGGYNLIEADSIDEAVKIAQEFPWIGTGSIEVRPVRDFDAVRRRVGA; translated from the coding sequence ATGAAGTTCCTGTTGATGGTCTACACGGATGACCAGTTGCTCGATGCGCTGCCCGCCGGCGCGTTCGACCAGATGATGCATGGCTGCATCACCCACGCCGACGAACTGAAGGCGCAGGGCACCCTGGTGGATTCGCAGCAGCTTGAACACGGCAGCACCGCGCGCACGGTGCGGGTACGCAACGGCAAGACCAGCATCGTCGACGGCCCGTTCGCCGAGACGAAGGAGATCCTGGGCGGCTACAACCTCATCGAGGCCGACAGCATCGACGAAGCGGTGAAGATCGCGCAGGAATTCCCGTGGATCGGCACCGGCAGCATCGAGGTGCGGCCGGTGCGCGACTTTGACGCGGTGCGCCGGCGCGTGGGCGCCTGA
- the motA gene encoding flagellar motor stator protein MotA — translation MLIIVGFIIVTLSVIGGYLGSHGKLGALWQPFELVIIGGAALGAFMASNPTKVVKGTLAASLSVFKGAKYKSADYLDVLTLIHEMLNKARRDGFMSLEEHIENPTNSPLFQKYPKILADHHLLDFLTECLRLMVGSNIEPHELEPLLELELEKHHHEAMAPAHALQKVSDGLPGFGIVAAVLGIIVTMGSIGGDIAAVGAHVAAALVGTFLGILLAYGFVSPLAAAIEAQVEQDSRMYESVKTALLACLRGYNPAVALEFARKTLPSDVRPPFVQFEAHLKANK, via the coding sequence ATGCTGATCATCGTCGGCTTCATCATCGTCACCCTGAGCGTGATCGGCGGCTACCTCGGCTCGCACGGCAAGCTGGGCGCGCTGTGGCAGCCATTCGAGCTGGTCATCATCGGCGGCGCGGCACTGGGCGCTTTCATGGCCAGCAACCCGACCAAGGTGGTCAAGGGCACGCTGGCCGCCTCGCTGTCGGTGTTCAAGGGCGCGAAGTACAAGTCGGCCGACTACCTGGACGTGCTGACGCTGATCCACGAGATGCTCAACAAGGCGCGCCGCGACGGCTTCATGTCGCTGGAAGAGCACATCGAGAATCCGACCAACAGCCCGCTGTTCCAGAAGTATCCGAAGATCCTCGCCGACCACCACCTGCTCGACTTCCTGACCGAATGCCTGCGCCTGATGGTCGGCAGCAACATCGAGCCGCACGAACTGGAACCGCTGCTCGAACTGGAACTGGAGAAGCACCACCACGAAGCGATGGCACCGGCGCACGCGCTGCAGAAAGTGTCCGACGGCCTCCCCGGCTTCGGTATCGTGGCGGCGGTGCTGGGCATCATCGTGACGATGGGCTCGATCGGCGGCGACATCGCTGCGGTGGGCGCGCATGTCGCCGCGGCGCTGGTCGGCACGTTCCTCGGCATCCTGCTGGCCTACGGCTTCGTCTCGCCGCTGGCCGCCGCCATCGAGGCGCAGGTCGAGCAGGACAGCCGCATGTACGAATCGGTGAAGACCGCCCTGCTCGCCTGCCTGCGCGGCTACAACCCGGCGGTGGCGCTGGAGTTCGCCCGCAAGACGCTGCCCTCCGACGTGCGCCCGCCGTTCGTCCAGTTCGAAGCGCACCTCAAGGCCAACAAGTAA
- a CDS encoding DUF6445 family protein — MFNPRPVVQQLAIGHGHACVIVDDALLAPDRLPAYAEAYREDFQPAPASVFPGVHLRMPEEFIHLLHDVFREHARRTMGARRVLFSAGRLSLLTSPPATLAPAHWTPGRTRAFEADQCIAMAELFLFQDPGLGGLQFFLPRVSPQQVEQMEHDADALPPEEFSRRYALPAGYPDGSNAWFTRVLSVPAKWNRLVFHDGAAFHAPAVPHPERLCADPRSGRLTLQATLTCSRNRVAW, encoded by the coding sequence ATGTTCAACCCCCGTCCCGTGGTGCAGCAGCTGGCCATCGGCCATGGCCATGCCTGCGTGATCGTCGACGATGCGTTGCTCGCGCCGGATCGCCTGCCCGCCTATGCAGAGGCCTACCGCGAGGATTTCCAGCCGGCGCCCGCGTCGGTCTTTCCCGGCGTCCATTTGCGCATGCCGGAAGAATTCATCCATCTGCTGCATGACGTGTTCCGCGAGCATGCGCGCCGCACGATGGGCGCCCGGCGCGTGCTGTTCAGCGCGGGCCGGCTGTCGTTGCTGACGTCGCCGCCGGCCACGCTTGCCCCCGCGCACTGGACCCCCGGGCGCACGCGTGCGTTCGAGGCGGACCAGTGCATCGCCATGGCCGAACTGTTCCTCTTCCAGGACCCCGGCCTGGGTGGCCTGCAGTTTTTCCTGCCCCGCGTCTCGCCGCAGCAGGTGGAACAGATGGAACACGATGCCGACGCGCTGCCGCCGGAGGAGTTCTCTCGGCGTTACGCCCTGCCAGCGGGGTATCCGGACGGTTCGAATGCCTGGTTCACCCGCGTGCTCAGCGTGCCCGCGAAATGGAACCGGCTGGTCTTCCATGATGGTGCGGCGTTCCATGCTCCGGCCGTCCCGCATCCCGAGCGGCTGTGCGCGGACCCGCGATCCGGGCGGCTGACCCTGCAGGCCACGCTCACCTGCAGCCGCAACCGCGTGGCCTGGTGA
- a CDS encoding M56 family metallopeptidase, which translates to MDLVALADNLLSRLLGVGMQSLLLAALVWALCRYLPRLDARTRAWLWWLVAAQMVVGLVWHAPVALPLLPAEPATAQVAMVASGEALPAFAAAGATEPVVPSAAFAQEASLDAGVLLLIAWLAGVAVMLANTVRQAWQLRRQIARARPCRDRQAREEYHALGRHLGIRALPVLQVSDDIDSPQLARPWRPVLMLPAAALARMNADDLRMSLHHELAHLQRRDLWWAWMPALAQHLFFFHPVAHFAAREYSLAREVACDAAVLADERHAPRDYGRLLVKLGVSTAPSPALAGASPTFRILKRRLLMLQHTASPLRTSALAVTVGIVLLGVVPYRVIASSTPVTPVATAVPVAATPVAAPVIAAQADPVAAPTPVAAPRAVVVAAAGDMPAPPAPPAAPRVRAPAAPTPPAPPPMRGTWSIGGARDGDAYVLIQDNEVTMAGHSDDIRIARTLQQGKAPVLWIREDGKQYILRDAATVQRVKAAHAPVEALGAQQGKLGEQQGALGERQGDLGVKQGELGVKMAAIATERASAALQGSRASDAEIDRRLDALAQEQEALARQQEVLSRQQEPLARQQEALSRRQVAATEQMQREVKRLLDDAIRSGKAQQL; encoded by the coding sequence ATGGATCTCGTCGCTTTGGCGGACAACCTGCTTTCCCGCTTGCTCGGCGTCGGCATGCAGTCGCTGTTGCTCGCAGCCCTGGTCTGGGCGCTGTGCCGCTACCTGCCGCGCCTGGATGCGCGCACGCGGGCCTGGCTATGGTGGCTGGTGGCCGCGCAGATGGTGGTCGGACTGGTGTGGCACGCTCCCGTCGCACTGCCGTTGTTGCCGGCGGAGCCCGCCACGGCGCAGGTGGCGATGGTCGCGTCTGGGGAGGCCTTACCTGCGTTCGCCGCGGCGGGCGCGACGGAGCCCGTCGTGCCTTCGGCGGCGTTCGCGCAGGAGGCATCCCTCGATGCCGGCGTGCTGTTGCTGATCGCATGGCTGGCCGGCGTGGCGGTGATGCTGGCCAACACGGTGCGCCAGGCGTGGCAACTGCGGCGGCAGATCGCGCGCGCTCGGCCGTGCCGGGATCGCCAGGCGCGCGAGGAATACCACGCGCTGGGTCGCCATCTCGGCATCCGGGCCTTGCCGGTGTTGCAGGTCAGCGACGACATCGATTCGCCGCAACTCGCGCGGCCGTGGCGACCGGTCCTGATGCTGCCTGCCGCCGCGTTGGCCCGCATGAATGCTGACGACCTGCGCATGTCGCTGCATCACGAACTGGCCCATCTGCAGCGTCGCGACCTGTGGTGGGCGTGGATGCCGGCACTGGCGCAGCACCTGTTCTTCTTCCACCCCGTCGCCCACTTCGCGGCACGCGAATACAGCCTGGCGCGTGAAGTCGCCTGCGATGCCGCCGTGCTCGCGGACGAGCGCCACGCTCCCCGCGATTACGGGCGCCTGCTGGTGAAGCTGGGCGTTTCCACCGCTCCCTCGCCGGCGTTGGCCGGCGCCTCCCCCACATTCCGCATCCTCAAGAGGAGACTGCTCATGCTGCAGCACACTGCTTCCCCCCTGCGCACCAGCGCCCTGGCCGTCACCGTCGGCATCGTGCTGCTGGGCGTGGTGCCCTATCGCGTGATCGCCAGCAGCACCCCGGTCACGCCGGTGGCCACCGCAGTGCCGGTGGCAGCGACGCCCGTCGCGGCACCCGTGATCGCCGCGCAGGCCGATCCGGTAGCCGCGCCGACGCCCGTGGCTGCCCCGCGTGCCGTCGTGGTCGCGGCAGCGGGCGACATGCCGGCACCGCCGGCACCCCCTGCGGCGCCCCGCGTGCGCGCACCGGCGGCGCCCACTCCGCCCGCACCGCCCCCGATGCGTGGCACATGGAGCATCGGCGGCGCACGCGATGGCGACGCCTACGTGCTGATCCAGGACAACGAGGTGACCATGGCCGGGCACAGCGACGACATCCGCATCGCCAGGACATTGCAGCAGGGCAAGGCGCCGGTGTTGTGGATACGCGAGGACGGCAAGCAATACATCCTGCGCGATGCCGCCACCGTGCAGCGCGTGAAGGCCGCGCATGCGCCGGTCGAGGCGTTGGGTGCACAACAGGGCAAGCTCGGCGAACAGCAGGGTGCGCTCGGCGAGCGCCAGGGGGACCTGGGCGTGAAGCAGGGCGAACTGGGGGTGAAGATGGCCGCCATCGCCACCGAACGCGCGTCGGCTGCGCTGCAGGGCAGCCGTGCCAGCGATGCGGAGATCGACCGCCGCCTGGACGCGCTCGCACAGGAGCAGGAAGCGCTGGCGCGCCAGCAGGAAGTCCTTTCGCGGCAGCAGGAGCCGCTCGCACGGCAGCAGGAAGCGCTGAGCCGCAGGCAGGTGGCCGCCACGGAACAGATGCAGCGTGAAGTGAAGCGCCTGTTGGACGACGCCATCCGCAGCGGCAAGGCGCAACAGCTCTGA